The following coding sequences lie in one Cloeon dipterum chromosome 1, ieCloDipt1.1, whole genome shotgun sequence genomic window:
- the LOC135948029 gene encoding alpha-2-macroglobulin receptor-associated protein: MGSHLNNFLRPMTSVCLIFLLVVFTGVAESGNKYSKEANTKFNKPEGKLDLSYFRNLQSPFRMSKVNMLWSKAQIKLTEPKLKSLFSELKIHDKEEIIFKKLKSDGGDKEGLKEAEMRKKLIGIMSTYGLLDYFEDVSDPKKLKTADQHPTFNEASDEHLNKLIFRDKKLNKLWMKAEKAGFTTAELKTLHEEFSHHQDKIDQYHGLLSDIEQGNVANSLDEENAGFNDVEQLEEKEKKYVGQANKLKVHHQEIRDGYDRLNRMAAQGPENKEFVEPKVQELWRIASKSNFTTHELESLRVELLHYENRLLKLRHLQAEAEIHKDTLKADVDGKLSEDALTHMDKIKRQARRAEKVHYDIETRILSRHNEL; encoded by the exons ATGGGAAGCCACCTGAACAATTTTCTTCGTCCAATGACGAGTGTCTGCTTGATCTTCCTTCTCGTTGTGTTCACCGGCGTCGCCGAGAGCGGAAATAAATACTCGAAAGAAGCCAACACGAAATTCAATAAGCCGGAAGGGAAATTGGATCTCTCTTATTTCAGGAATTTGCAATCTCCGTTCAGGATGTCAAAAGTCAACATGCTCTGGTCCAAAGCACAAATA aaattgacTGAACCAAAGTTAAAGTCGCTGTTTAGCGAACTCAAAATCCACGACAAggaagaaatcatttttaagaaactcAAGTCGGATGGAGGAGACAAAGAAGGATTGAAAGAGGCGGAGATGCGCAAGAAACTGATCGGCATAATGAGCACGTACGGCTTGCTCGATTATTTTGAGGACGTGTCAGATCcgaaaaaactgaaaacagCAGATCAGCACCCAACATTCAATGAGGCAAGCGACGAGCACCtcaacaaattgattttccgcgATAAAAAACTTAACAAACTCTGGATGAAAGCGGAGAAAGCAGGATTTACAA cTGCTGAGCTGAAGACCCTTCACGAGGAGTTTTCGCACCATCAGGATAAGATTGATCAATATCACGGACTCCTCAGTGATATAGAGCAGGGAAATGTTGCCa ATTCGCTTGATGAAGAGAACGCAGGGTTCAATGACGTCGAGCAGCTAgaggaaaaggagaaaaaatatgttggtcaggccaataaactaaa GGTTCACCACCAAGAAATCCGTGATGGATATGACCGCTTGAACCGAATGGCAGCTCAAGGGCctgaaaataaagaatttgtCGAGCCAAAGGTGCAAGAGCTCTGGAGGATTGCgtccaaatcaaattttacgacGCACGAGCTTGAATCTTTGCGG GTGGAATTGCTGCACTACGAAAATAGGCTGTTAAAGCTGAGACACCTGCAGGCTGAAGCCGAGATCCACAAGGACACGCTGAAAGCCGACGTTGATGGCAAACTCTCTGAAGATGCTCTGACCCACATGGACAAGATCAAGCGCCAAGCTCGCAGAGCAGAGAAGGTGCACTACGATATAGAAACTCGAATTTTGTCGCGGCACAATGAACTGTGA